In Aerococcus loyolae, a genomic segment contains:
- a CDS encoding redox-sensing transcriptional repressor Rex, with product MKEIPRATARRLPLYYRYLHNFKNMGKTRISSSELSEAIKVDSATIRRDFSHFGALGKRGYGYDVEALLDFFSRQLYQDRLTTVALIGVGNLGNALLNYNFKRTNNIRIGAAFDINPEIVGTVHSGVPVYPMSELKERIQEMEILIAIMTVPEKVAQDTVSELGEAGIQGILNFTPVVLDVPEDIHVQNVDLANELQTLIYYIGNRNGNNKKKN from the coding sequence ATGAAGGAAATTCCACGTGCAACGGCTAGGCGGTTACCGCTTTATTACCGTTACTTGCATAATTTTAAGAATATGGGTAAGACACGGATTTCTTCCAGTGAACTCAGTGAGGCGATCAAAGTGGACAGCGCCACTATTCGCCGGGATTTCTCACATTTTGGTGCCCTAGGGAAGCGTGGTTATGGCTATGATGTTGAAGCTCTCTTAGACTTCTTTAGTCGCCAACTCTACCAAGACCGCCTCACCACGGTTGCTTTAATCGGAGTCGGTAATTTAGGGAACGCCTTATTAAATTATAACTTTAAACGGACCAATAATATCCGGATTGGGGCGGCCTTTGATATTAATCCTGAGATTGTAGGAACCGTCCATAGTGGGGTACCGGTTTACCCCATGAGTGAATTAAAGGAACGGATTCAAGAAATGGAAATTCTGATTGCCATTATGACCGTTCCGGAAAAGGTTGCCCAAGATACTGTGAGTGAATTAGGAGAAGCCGGTATTCAAGGCATCTTGAACTTTACTCCGGTGGTTTTAGATGTCCCTGAAGATATTCATGTTCAAAACGTGGATTTAGCCAATGAGCTGCAAACATTGATTTACTATATTGGTAACCGAAATGGCAACAATAAAAAGAAAAATTAG
- a CDS encoding co-chaperone GroES, whose protein sequence is MLKPLNERVIIQVQEEEEKTASGIVLPSAAKEKPQVGQVVAVADATDDYTPQVKVGDQVIFEKYAVSEIRYEGEDYLIIKEKDLTAVVE, encoded by the coding sequence ATGTTAAAGCCGTTAAATGAACGTGTGATTATTCAAGTCCAAGAAGAGGAAGAAAAAACTGCTTCTGGCATCGTTTTACCATCTGCTGCTAAAGAAAAACCTCAAGTAGGTCAAGTGGTAGCCGTTGCTGATGCTACTGATGACTACACCCCTCAAGTTAAAGTGGGCGACCAAGTGATTTTTGAAAAATATGCAGTAAGCGAAATCCGCTATGAAGGGGAAGATTACCTCATTATTAAAGAAAAAGATCTAACTGCTGTAGTTGAATAA
- the groL gene encoding chaperonin GroEL (60 kDa chaperone family; promotes refolding of misfolded polypeptides especially under stressful conditions; forms two stacked rings of heptamers to form a barrel-shaped 14mer; ends can be capped by GroES; misfolded proteins enter the barrel where they are refolded when GroES binds), whose translation MAKDIKYSSDARQSLVEGIDKLANTVKVTLGPKGRNVVLERSYGSPLITNDGVTIAKDVELEDHFENMGAKLVSEVASKTNDVAGDGTTTATILTQALVHEGFKNVTAGANPVGIRRGMDQAIRKAVEALKEISVPVNAKESIANVAAISSGDQEVGQLIADAMEKVGQDGVITIEESQSMDTALDVVEGMQFDRGYLSQYFVTDNDKMEAVLDDPYILLTDKKISNIQDILPLLEQIVQQGKSLLLVADDVEGEALPTLVLNKIRGTFNVVAVKAPGFGDRRKEQLEDLAVLTGGTVITEDLGLELKDTSIDQLGQAARVTITKDDTTIVEGKGNKEQLEQRVAHIRKQIEETTSDYDREKLQERLAKLAGGVAVVRVGAATESEQKERKLRIEDALNATRAAVEEGIVAGGGTAFMNIQDKVKEVVDSLEGDEQTGADIVVRALETPLRQIAENAGLEGSVIVEHIHDKDQGVGYNAASGEWVDMISDGVVDPTKVSRSALQNAGSVAGLILTTEAVVADHPEENAGNDAAAGAGAPGMY comes from the coding sequence ATGGCCAAAGATATTAAATATTCAAGTGATGCAAGACAATCTTTAGTAGAAGGTATTGATAAATTAGCCAATACCGTGAAAGTGACCTTAGGGCCTAAGGGACGTAATGTTGTCCTAGAACGTAGCTATGGTTCTCCATTAATCACCAATGACGGGGTGACTATTGCTAAAGACGTTGAATTAGAAGATCACTTTGAAAATATGGGAGCTAAATTAGTTTCTGAAGTGGCTTCTAAGACCAATGATGTTGCTGGTGACGGGACAACTACCGCTACCATCTTAACTCAAGCCCTCGTCCATGAAGGTTTCAAAAACGTGACAGCAGGGGCAAATCCTGTGGGCATTCGTCGTGGAATGGATCAAGCTATCCGTAAGGCAGTAGAAGCTTTGAAAGAGATTTCTGTTCCAGTGAATGCTAAAGAATCCATTGCCAACGTTGCGGCAATTTCTTCTGGCGACCAAGAAGTCGGTCAATTAATTGCTGACGCTATGGAAAAAGTAGGCCAAGATGGTGTCATTACCATTGAAGAATCACAATCCATGGACACTGCCTTAGACGTTGTTGAAGGGATGCAATTTGACCGTGGTTACCTCTCCCAATACTTTGTAACCGACAATGATAAGATGGAAGCTGTTCTCGATGATCCTTACATCCTCCTCACTGATAAGAAGATTTCTAATATCCAAGATATCCTTCCATTATTAGAACAAATCGTACAACAAGGTAAATCCTTATTATTAGTGGCCGACGATGTTGAAGGTGAAGCACTTCCTACTTTAGTCTTGAACAAGATTCGTGGGACATTCAATGTCGTTGCTGTGAAGGCTCCTGGCTTTGGTGACCGTCGTAAAGAACAATTAGAAGACTTAGCTGTTCTTACCGGTGGGACAGTCATTACTGAAGACTTAGGTCTTGAATTGAAAGACACCAGCATTGATCAATTAGGTCAAGCTGCCCGTGTAACCATTACTAAAGACGATACCACCATTGTTGAAGGTAAGGGTAACAAGGAACAATTGGAACAACGTGTGGCTCATATCAGAAAACAAATTGAAGAAACTACTTCTGACTATGACCGTGAAAAATTACAAGAACGTCTTGCTAAATTAGCTGGCGGGGTTGCCGTTGTTCGTGTAGGTGCAGCCACAGAATCTGAACAAAAAGAACGTAAATTACGTATCGAAGATGCTTTAAACGCAACTCGTGCTGCGGTTGAAGAAGGTATCGTAGCTGGTGGTGGTACTGCATTCATGAATATCCAAGACAAGGTGAAAGAAGTTGTTGACTCCTTAGAAGGTGACGAACAAACTGGTGCAGACATCGTGGTTCGTGCCCTTGAAACCCCACTACGTCAAATCGCTGAAAATGCTGGTCTAGAAGGATCTGTTATTGTAGAACACATTCACGATAAAGACCAAGGTGTTGGTTACAACGCTGCTAGCGGTGAATGGGTAGACATGATTTCTGATGGTGTGGTTGACCCAACCAAGGTTTCACGTTCTGCTTTACAAAATGCAGGTTCAGTAGCTGGTTTGATTTTAACTACTGAAGCAGTTGTTGCTGACCATCCAGAAGAAAATGCAGGCAATGATGCAGCTGCAGGAGCAGGCGCACCAGGCATGTATTAA